In the genome of Syngnathoides biaculeatus isolate LvHL_M chromosome 14, ASM1980259v1, whole genome shotgun sequence, one region contains:
- the cnot9 gene encoding CCR4-NOT transcription complex subunit 9, producing the protein MLATGAAVTNVTALAQVDREKIYQWINELSSPETRENALLELSKKRESVPDLAPMLWHSCGTIAALLQEIVNIYPSINPPTLTAHQSNRVCNALALLQCVASHPETRSAFLAAHIPLFLYPFLHTVSKTRPFEYLRLTSLGVIGALVKTDEQEVINFLLTTEIIPLCLRIMESGSELSKTVATFILQKILLDDTGLAYICQTYERFSHVAMILGKMVLQLSKEPSARLLKHVVRCYLRLSDNLRAREALRQCLPDQLKDSTFAQVLKDDTTTKRWLAQLVKNLQEGQVTDARGIPLAPQ; encoded by the exons ATGCTGGCAACGGGAGCC GCTGTCACAAACGTCACAGCATTGGCACAGGTAGACCGGGAGAAGATTTACCAGTGGATCAATGAGTTGTCCAGCCCGGAGACCCGGGAGAATGCCTTGCTTGAGCTCAGCAAAAAACGGGAGTCTGTCCCCGACCTAGCACCCATGCTCTGGCACTCCTGTGGCACCATCGCTGCCCTTTTGCAG GAAATAGTGAACATTTATCCCTCTATTAATCCACCGACACTGACTGCTCACCAGTCCAACAGAGTGTGCAATGCCTTGGCGCTTCTTCAGTGTGTTGCCTCACACCCAGAAACAAG GTCGGCCTTTCTAGCAGCTCACATCCCCCTTTTCCTTTATCCCTTTCTGCACACGGTGAGCAAAACACGGCCGTTCGAGTACCTGCGACTTACCAGCCTCGGAGTCATAG GTGCTTTGGTCAAAACAGATGAACAGGAAGTCATCAACTTCCTCCTGACGACTGAAATCATCCCACTGTGTCTCCGTATTATGGAATCTGGGAGCGAACTCTCCAAGACG GTTGCTACTTTCATCCTCCAGAAGATCCTGCTGGACGACACAGGGCTGGCCTACATCTGCCAGACGTACGAGCGCTTTTCCCACGTGGCCATGATCCTC gggAAAATGGTACTGCAGTTGTCCAAAGAGCCTTCGGCGCGTCTTCTGAAGCACGTAGTTCGATGCTATCTCCGCCTCTCGGACAATCTCAG AGCCAGAGAAGCTCTGCGGCAATGTCTGCCGGACCAGCTGAAGGACAGCACCTTCGCTCAGGTGCTGAAGGATGACACCACCACCAAGCGCTGGCTGGCCCAGCTGGTGAAGAACCTCCAGGAGGGCCAGGTGACAGACGCCCGGGGCATCCCGTTGGCCCCGCAGTGA
- the usp37 gene encoding ubiquitin carboxyl-terminal hydrolase 37, giving the protein MPTLVSKLSSGGSVKIRENSLPVGTSRWKEGTFEILEKDNKVSLCIKYNCGGVGKTFQLNQNVKKVSSNVDRLILHLNDKNIITLDKMPPSLAQKTQDYLEKLKQGKTSVLKSSHGSVNFSMPTRRSVKNEITPSGERQTTTRRQSAEGREESTPRKPLGSPSRAASTPARTGLSENRSEKRKRLLASESDLSEDYPKENDSSSNNKATSDPSRKFLLSCKDKLKQAEDNRSIAPLGSTTPFQPTSFYGSRSVTKDYSQSHSFSERPSSTSLTPTAKRSLLLPNHSTPFKKVRPSVDYGGWNKQRPSTPAQSQPPLQGFSNLGNTCYMNAILQSLFSLPSFSNDMLRQSIPWKKVPVNALLRRFAHLLAKKDVGCPETQKDLLRKVKSAISSTAERFSGNMQNDAHEFLSQCLDQLKDDVEKMNKNWTNEASASSSSYSSLMFESTHEAKADLGEEADTSRIYTCPVAVNMEFEVQHTITCKCCGEVVTKREQFNDLSIDLPRRKNTLPLRSIQDSLDLFFRLEEIEYSCEKCSGKAATVTHKFSKLPRVLILHLKRYSFNAQLSLNSKLGQQVVIPRYLTLLSHCTDSTRPPISLSFSSQGSRALKTSQSVNASTPPLRRLGGKLVNSNNTSALVDSDSEEELTRKASASSKRRVSTCLPEDDERPEERGVNMDPAEFSGINDDEMLEAVLELSRQEAGLTAPSPLDDEPTSSPDTGFGDTDAHELAYHTDLLDTDSKQPANVLDSLDLTMDENKENQTPESSQVHQGEMDWVQQYNLDQEREDQELQQALAQSLKEHEAQEMREEDDLKRATELSLQEFNNSLPDLVCSDDDSGNEDLLDMEYTEAEAENLRRNAECGDLANSFRLISVVSHIGSTSSSGHYISDVYDMKKQSWLTYNDLDVSRTQETAVQRERDRSGYIFFYMHKDVFEQLSEMEKATGSVSDLGRNVLQPL; this is encoded by the exons ATGCCCACCCTCGTGTCCAAGCTCTCCAGTGGGGGTTCTGTGAAGATCCGCGAAAACAGTTTGCCTGTCGGCACCTCGCGATGGAAAGAAGGGACTTTTGAGATACTGGAAAAGGACAATAAAGTCAGCCTGTGCATAAAATACAACTGTGGCGGGGTGGGCAAAACCTTCCAG CTGAATCAGAACGTAAAGAAGGTCTCCTCCAATGTGGACCGACTCATACTGCATTTAAATGACAAGAACATCATCACTCTGGACAAAATGCCTCCCTCTTTGGCCCAGAAGACTCAAGACTACCTGGAGAAGCTGAAGCAAGGAAAGACAA gTGTTTTAAAATCATCTCATGGAAGTGTAAACTTCAGCATGCCAACTCGCCGTTcagtgaaaaatgaaatcacGCCCTCTGGGGAAAGACAG ACAACAACAAGGCGGCAGAGTGCTGAGGGACGTGAGGAATCCACACCGCGTAAACCTTTGGGCAGTCCGAGCAGAGCGGCATCCACGCCCGCTCGAACCGGACTCTCTGAGAATCG GAGTGAAAAGAGAAAACGACTCCTTGCTTCCGAAAGCGACTTGAGTGAGGATTACCCCAAAGAAAATGACTCGTCGag CAACAACAAGGCGACTTCAGACCCATCTAGGAAGTTTTTACTGAGCTGCAAAGATAAACTGAAGCAGGCAGAAGACAACCGGAGCATAG CTCCCCTTGGTTCAACAACTCCCTTCCAGCCGACTTCATTCTACGGCAGTCGGTCTGTGACCAAGGATTACAGCCAAAGCCACTCCTTTTCAGAAAG GCCATCGAGTACTTCCCTCACGCCCACAGCCAAACGCAGCCTTCTGCTGCCCAATCACTCCACTCCTTTCAAGAAAGTACGACCTTCCGTGGATTACGGCGGTTGGAACAAGCAGAGACCCTCCACTCCAGCCCAGTCACAGCCTCCCTTGCAGGG ATTTTCAAATTTGGGAAACACTTGCTATATGAATGCCATTCTGCAGTCACTCTTCAGCCTGCCGTCCTTCTCCAATGACATGCTAAGGCAGAGCATCCCTTGGAAGAAAGTGCCTGTCAATGCGTTGCTCAG GCGTTTTGCTCATCTTCTGGCCAAGAAGGATGTGGGGTGCCCGGAAACACAAAAAGACCTGTTGAGGAAAGTTAAAAGTGCCATCTCCTCCACCGCCGAGCGTTTCTCTGGAAACATGCAGAAC GACGCGCATGAGTTCCTCAGCCAGTGTCTGGACCAGCTGAAAGATGACGtggagaaaatgaacaaaaactggACAAATGAAGCAtctgcatcctcctcctcctattCATCGTTAATGTTTGAGAGTACCCATGAGGCCAAGGCAGACCTCGGCGAAGAAGCCGACACCTCTCGAATCTACACCTGCCCTGTGGCTGTTAACATGGAATTTGAAGTGCAGCACACTATCACCTGCAAATG TTGCGGCGAAGTGGTGACCAAGCGTGAACAATTCAACGACCTGTCCATCGATTTACCTCGCAGAAAAAACACCCTCCCACTTCGTTCTATCCAAGATTCCCTGGATCTGTTTTTCAGG ctAGAGGAAATTGAATACTCGTGTGAGAAATGCAGTGGGAAAGCAGCCACAGTCACACACAAATTCAGCAAACTACCCAG agTGCTCATCCTCCACCTGAAAAGGTACAGTTTTAATGCCCAGCTGTCTCTGAACAGCAAGCTGGGCCAACAGGTAGTTATACCCCGCTACCTGACCCTGCTGTCCCATTGTACTGACTCTACTCGGCCCCCCATCAGTCTCAGCTTCAGTTCCCAAGG GTCCAGAGCACTCAAAACCTCACAGTCGGTCAATGCATCCACGCCGCCGCTGCG GAGGCTTGGAGGGAAGTTGGTCAATTCCAACAACACATCTGCACTAGTGGATTCGGACAGCGAGGAGGAGCTGACCAGAAAAGCGAGTGCAAGCAGCAAACGACGAGTCAGCACTTGTCTCCCAGAAGATGACGAACGACCGGAAGAG CGGGGTGTTAACATGGATCCAGCAGAATTCAGCGGGATTAACGACGACGAAATGTTAGAGGCCGTGCTGGAGCTCAGTCGACAGGAGGCCGGTCTGACTGCTCCGTCTCCCCTGGACGACGAACCAACGAGCAGTCCAGACACAGGCTTCGGGGACACAGATGCTCATGAACTGGCCTATCACACAGATCTGCTGGATACAGACAGTAAACAACCTGCAA ATGTGCTGGATTCCTTGGACTTGACCATGGACGAGAACAAGGAGAACCAAACCCCGGAAAGCTCACAGGTGCATCAAGGGGAAATGGATTGGGTCCAGCAGTACAACTTGGATCAGGAGAGGGAAGACCAGGAGTTGCAGCAAGCGCTGGCACAGAGCCTCAAAGAGCAT GAAGCCCAAGagatgagagaggaggatgatCTAAAGAGGGCCACTGAGCTCAGCTTGCAAG AGTTCAACAATTCTTTGCCTGACCTCGTCTGCTCTGATGATGACTCCGGCAACGAAGACTTGCTTGACATGGAGTACACTGAAGCCGAAGCCGAGAACCTAAGGAGAAACGCTGAG TGCGGGGACTTGGCCAACTCTTTCCGGCTCATCAGTGTTGTCAGCCACATCGGGAGCACTTCCTCCTCTG GACATTACATCAGTGACGTGTATGATATGAAGAAGCAGTCGTGGCTGACGTACAACGACCTGGACGTGTCGCGCACACAGGAGACAGCCGTCCAGCGAGAGCGTGATCGCAGCGGGTACATCTTCTTCTACATGCACAA gGATGTGTTTGAGCAACTGTCTGAAATGGAAAAGGCTACCGGTAGTGTCTCAGACCTGGGGAGAAACGTCCTGCAGCCCCTCTGA